In Amyelois transitella isolate CPQ chromosome 3, ilAmyTran1.1, whole genome shotgun sequence, a single genomic region encodes these proteins:
- the LOC106136107 gene encoding structural maintenance of chromosomes protein 6 produces MDEEEIIEEDKDGSIHSIHVRNFFCHDNLEINLNRNVNFIIGRNGSGKSAILTALVVGLGGRASATNRGNNLHSFIKKGANSATVEIKIKNNSPRAYKHNEYGDYITIVRTINASGGGGYKVKSASGEIVSTKFEEVNSIILAHDIQVDNPISVLNQDDARSFHASDAKKKYSLFRKATNLDQTETNYMWALENCNKAHNIWNRKNEACQELEKEYKKWRLSYEQLQSRDEIEAKKQALQNEYYWSEIADYEREAEQVQAQYDKQKLKIEKLTEKLAKMADNFGNNKGLIETLKSQLDEKNLEKAALEQELRDLEAEVRDTQTAHRSARAQVTKQGDLLARETRKVNDLEREIHNIDSGDAASRRAELERRARAAAAAGEAARARYGTAQHGAAQARAAAARARALADDAELRARSQRGELQKLKRLLQDLESQSNDSLAVYGSKMVELCDRVRKAVARNQFSAPPKGPIGAYIKVKQKEWGGALEHIIGGGITSFCVNSAEDSRKLFEIMGQVYGKDPKPAVTCSKFLARPHDVSRHEVRAGGFGSALAALHAADPAVANYLIDSVGVERILLVHDEKDAMRLSNPIENVPRNCSKIVTRDNKEYYPAPNYRSYGGSAKPCRYLMASTAERKLQLKAEIQEAEATLRSLEAKAEELESEARTARDDERAASQALQALVASRHDAEEAERAAAEALDQHQAPHHAVLVDELNITKEKLETLSNQMETLKAKEQELRNKIDQSDVAVRDVKKRLASVTTAGRALVEEIEQEKLKIEQGATERQNLSRKLKEEESKLSQVDVILEGKRANIHKLTQEALKLCPRVENARDRAIVTQELKKTQLKLSSIRDDGLSKAEVGERLLDVEKRYRRATHTLNRLKRLIDEVKSTTEKHLKICQIVQTHIIRRVKFCFQSMLSLRNYSGSMEIDITKGTLEIKCTGRDSGEKRHASTTSSLSGGERSYSTVAFIMALWECIELPFYFMDEFDVFMDNVNRKIVMELLIDHALKNTSRQFVFLTPQDASSVTAGPQISIHRMADPRP; encoded by the exons ATGGATGAAGAAGAGATCATAGAGGAAGATAAAGATGGTTCGATTCACAGTATTCACGTCCGCAATTTCTTCTGCCACGATAACTTAGAGATCAACTTGAATAggaatgtaaattttataataggacGCAACGGTAGTGGTAAAAGTGCTATATTGACGGCGCTAGTCGTTGGATTAGGGGGCAGGGCCTCCGCCACCAACAGAGGAAACAACTTGCATT CTTTCATTAAAAAAGGTGCTAATTCAGCAACAgttgagataaaaataaaaaataatagtccCAGGGCCTATAAGCACAATGAGTATGGAGACTACATCACTATAGTGAGAACTATAAATGCCTCTGGTGGAGGTGGTTACAAAGTTAAATCTGCTTCAG GAGAAATAGTATCAACAAAGTTTGAGGAAGTCAATTCAATAATACTTGCCCATGACATACAAGTAGACAATCCAATATCAGTGCTGAATCAGGATGACGCCAGGAGTTTCCATGCATCTGATGCCAAGAAGAAGTACTCCTTGTTCAGAAAGGCTACAAACTTGGACCAAACCGAAACTAATTATATGTGGGCATTAGAAAACTGTAACAAGGCTCACAATATTTGGAACAGAAAAAATGAG gcCTGTCAAGAACTAGAGAAGGAATACAAAAAATGGCGATTGAGTTATGAGCAGTTACAATCAAGAGATGAGATTGAAGCAAAGAAGCAGGCATTACAGAATGAGTATTATTGGAGCGAGATAGCCGACTACGAACGAGAAGCAGAGCAAGTGCAGGCTCAGTATGACAAGCAGAAGCTCAAGATTGAAAAGCTTACAGAGAAGCTAGCTAAAATGGCTGACAATTTTGGGAACAATAAGGGCTTGATTGA GACCTTGAAGTCACAATTGGACGAGAAAAACCTCGAGAAGGCTGCCTTGGAACAAGAGCTCCGTGACTTGGAAGCTGAAGTACGGGACACACAGACAGCTCACCGTTCTGCGCGGGCGCAGGTCACCAAGCAGGGTGACCTGCTGGCCAGGGAGACCAGAAAAGTCAATGATCTTGAGCGGGAGATACACAATATTGA CTCCGGCGACGCGGCGTCGCGGCGCGCGGAGCTGGAGCGgcgcgcgcgggcggcggcggcggcgggcgaggcggcgcgcgcgcgctACGGCACGGCGCAGCACGGCGCGGCGCaggcgcgcgccgccgccgcccgcgcgcgcGCGCTCGCCGACGACGCCGAGCTGCGCGCGCGTAGCCAGCGCGGGGAACTGC AGAAACTGAAGCGTCTTCTCCAAGATTTGGAGTCCCAGAGCAATGATTCCCTAGCGGTGTACGGTAGCAAGATGGTGGAATTATGTGACCGTGTACGAAAAGCTGTTGCCAGAAATCAGTTCAGCGCACCACCGAAAGGACCTATTG GTGCATATATAAAGGTGAAGCAGAAAGAATGGGGCGGCGCCCTAGAGCACATTATCGGCGGTGGCATCACATCATTCTGCGTCAACTCCGCGGAGGATTCTAGGAAACTGTTCGAGATCATGGGCCAG GTGTACGGCAAGGATCCGAAGCCCGCGGTGACGTGCAGCAAGTTCCTGGCCCGGCCGCACGACGTGAGCCGCCACGAGGTGCGCGCGGGCGGCTTCGGCAGCGCGCTGGCGGCGCTGCACGCGGCCGACCCCGCCGTGGCCAACTACCTCATCGACAGCGTGGGCGTCGAGCGCATACTGCTGGTGCACGACGAGA AGGACGCGATGCGTCTATCGAACCCAATCGAGAACGTGCCACGAAACTGCAGTAAGATTGTGACCAGAGACAACAAGGAGTACTACCCGGCTCCGAACTACCGCAGCTATGGCGGCTCTGCCAAACCTTGTCGCTACCTCATGGCCAGCACTGCCGAGAGGAAACT GCAATTAAAAGCCGAAATCCAAGAAGCCGAGGCAACACTCCGCTCGCTCGAAGCGAAAGCGGAAGAATTGGAAAGCGAAGCGAGAACCGCTCGAGACGATGAGCGAGCGGCGTCGCAAGCGCTTCAAGCGCTTGTGGCTTCGCGACATGACGCCGAGGAGGCTGAGCGGGCAGCCGCTGAAGCGCTGGATCAGCATCAGGCGCCGCACCATGCTGTGTTG GTCGACGAACTCAACATCACGAAAGAGAAGTTGGAGACTCTGAGCAATCAGATGGAGACCTTAAAAGCCAAGGAGCAAGAGCTGAGGAACAAAATAGACCAGTCGGACGTCGCGGTGAGAGACGTGAAGAAACGACTCGCCAGCGTCACTACGGCTGGAAGAGCTCTCGTG gaAGAAATAGAACAAGAAAAGTTGAAGATCGAGCAAGGGGCCACCGAGCGGCAGAACTTGAGTCGGAAACTCAAAGAAGAAGAGAGCAAACTGTCGCAGGTGGACGTCATACTGGAGGGGAAGCGCGCGAACATCCATAAGTTGACGCAAGAGGCTCTCAAATTGTGCCCTAGAGTTGAGAACGCCAG AGACCGCGCCATAGTGACCCAAGAGCTGAAGAAGACCCAGTTGAAACTAAGCTCCATCCGAGACGATGGCCTGTCTAAAGCGGAGGTGGGCGAGCGGTTATTAGACGTGGAGAAACGTTACCGCCGCGCCACGCACACTCTCAACAGGCTCAAGCGGCTTATTGACGAG GTAAAATCGACAACAGAGAAGCACTTGAAAATCTGTCAGATCGTGCAGACACATATTATAAGAAGAGTTAAGTTTTGCTTCCAGTCCATGCTTAGTCTTCGCAATTATTCA gGCAGTATGGAGATAGACATAACAAAAGGCACCTTAGAAATAAAATGCACCGGCCGGGATTCCGGGGAGAAGCGGCACGCGAGCACGACCTCCTCTCTGTCGGGGGGAGAGCGCTCGTACTCCACGGTGGCCTTCATCATGGCGCTGTGGGAGTGCATAGAGCTGCCGTTCTACTTCATGGACGAGTTCGATGTGTTTATG GATAACGTGAACCGCAAGATAGTGATGGAGCTGCTCATAGACCACGCGTTGAAGAACACGAGCCGCCAGTTCGTGTTCCTCACGCCGCAGGACGCCAGCTCAGTGACTGCCGGCCCCCAGATCAGCATACACCG GATGGCTGATCCGCGACCATAG
- the LOC132902892 gene encoding piggyBac transposable element-derived protein 4-like produces MLESDDDFIEDEVSEEPLTWSSDFNEFRGVREDFNEEAGPKIEGTSPLGLFTQIWDQPLMDSIVHETNHYAWETITGFFETGDSMPSKSRMNDWVETSVSELYRLIGVMIFMSICVRSRLEEYWMTGVMGMPEFRKLMSRDHYVMLLKFLHFTDNNNIHVQGRDKKIAKIKPIIDYLNKKFQSIYVPHREVSIDESLLLWKGHLSWKQCIRSKAARFGIKSYELCEAVTGYVVNLILYAGKGTTTAETVYGFTTSTAKIVLELFKNYLGKGYTLFMDNFYNSVPLTQFLKKHKTDVVGTLNRRRKDTPVEIQNLQDKRMARGSVVSRHCGDVSVIAWKDVKLVTTVSTYHKTDMAPGHRAGQPCSKPVVVHEYNKYMGGVDLKDQKLSMYLLERKRGIKWYIKVFRRLLNISILNAYIIYCANIGQHKKMTHRQFRFKLAEELCLEFGQNVSSRSRQVPIPTCSRLNRDFNHFPVHNEVTEERTKKQDKFKRGRCVRCRQKCNIACSHCTVYICVGQCWLEYHTLENL; encoded by the coding sequence ATGTTGGAATCAGATGACGATTTTATTGAAGATGAAGTTAGTGAGGAGCCATTGACTTGGTCATCTGATTTTAACGAATTTAGAGGGGTCAGGGAGGACTTCAACGAAGAAGctggtcctaaaattgaggGAACAAGTCCTTTAGGCTTGTTTACTCAAATTTGGGACCAGCCTCTGATGGATTCTATTGTCCACGAAACGAATCATTACGCTTGGGAAACAATAACCGGTTTCTTTGAAACCGGAGACTCCATGCCAAGTAAATCTCGCATGAACGACTGGGTGGAAACTTCGGTTTCCGAACTATATAGGCTTATAGGTGTGATGATATTTATGTCAATATGTGTAAGAAGTAGGTTAGAGGAATATTGGATGACGGGTGTGATGGGTATGCCGGAGTTTCGAAAACTGATGTCAAGGGATCATTACGTAATgctcttaaaatttttgcacTTTACTGATAACAACAACATACATGTACAGGGGCGTGATAAGaaaatagctaaaataaaacctattatagattatttaaataaaaaattccagTCCATTTACGTGCCTCACAGAGAAGTATCGATAGACGAATCGTTGCTGCTTTGGAAGGGTCATTTAAGCTGGAAACAATGCATTCGTTCCAAAGCAGCTCGATTCGGTATCAAAAGTTATGAACTCTGTGAGGCCGTAACTGGATAcgtagtaaatttaattttgtatgccgGCAAAGGCACGACAACTGCAGAAACGGTTTACGGGTTTACTACATCCACTGCCAAAATAGTCCTTGAGCTTTTCAAGAACTATTtaggcaagggatataccctgttcatggacaatttttataattctgttCCTCTGAcccaatttctaaaaaaacataaaactgaCGTAGTCGGTACTCTGAACCGTCGCCGAAAAGACACGCCCGTAGAAATCCAAAATTTGCAGGATAAAAGGATGGCTAGGGGTAGTGTGGTAAGTAGACACTGTGGTGATGTATCCGTCATAGCATGGAAAGATGTGAAGCTTGTCACCACTGTATCTACTTACCACAAaacagatatggctccagggCACAGGGCTGGCCAACCCTGCTCCAAACCAGTCGTGGTccatgaatataataaatacatgggAGGCGTCGATCTCAAAGATCAAAAGCTAAGcatgtatttattagaaagaaagagggGAATCAAAtggtatattaaagtttttagacgtcttttaaatatatctattttaaatgcatatattatatattgtgcTAACATTGGCCAGCATAAAAAAATGACTCACCGCCAATTTCGTTTCAAGCTTGCTGAAGAGCTCTGCTTAGAATTCGGACAAAACGTCTCCTCACGTTCGCGCCAGGTCCCCATCCCCACCTGTAGCAGGCTGAACAGGGATTTTAATCATTTCCCTGTTCATAATGAGGTGACCGAGGAGCGAACCaaaaaacaagataaatttaagagGGGACGTTGTGTTAGATGCAGGCAAAAATGTAACATCGCGTGCAGTCATTGCACGGTGTATATTTGTGTTGGCCAATGTTGGCTTGAGTATCATACTTTAGAAAATCTATAG